A window from Clostridia bacterium encodes these proteins:
- a CDS encoding 3-methyl-2-oxobutanoate dehydrogenase subunit VorB, whose amino-acid sequence MSEKVLMKGNEALAEAAMQAGCRHFFGYPITPQTEVAAYMAKQMPKRGGTFLQAESEVAAINMVYGAAGAGARVMTSSSSPGISLKQEGISYIAGADLPCVIVNIVRGGPGLGGIQPAQSDYFQATKGGGHGDYHLVVFAPSSIQELVNLTKEAFDVADIYRMPVMIMGDGMLGQMMEPVEFGAYEAREIPEKTWATTGTKMERKHNIINSLYIEPSELEDLILERQKKYDVIAEKEAKFDTYMTEDAEIIVTAYGITARIAQTAINKAREKGIKVGMVRPITLWPFPEKAYQALDADKVKKILCVEMSMGQMIEDVKLAVDCKIPVDFFGRTGGVVPTPAEVLAQIEKIAEGGKN is encoded by the coding sequence ATGAGTGAAAAAGTTTTAATGAAAGGTAACGAAGCTCTGGCTGAAGCGGCTATGCAAGCCGGTTGCCGTCATTTCTTCGGTTACCCGATTACCCCGCAGACAGAAGTTGCGGCTTATATGGCAAAGCAGATGCCAAAGCGCGGCGGTACCTTTTTGCAGGCAGAAAGTGAAGTTGCCGCAATCAACATGGTATACGGTGCAGCAGGTGCAGGCGCAAGAGTTATGACCTCTTCTTCAAGCCCCGGCATCAGCTTAAAGCAGGAAGGTATTTCCTACATCGCAGGCGCAGATTTGCCTTGCGTAATTGTAAACATCGTTCGTGGCGGCCCGGGTCTTGGCGGTATTCAGCCTGCACAGTCTGACTATTTCCAGGCAACCAAGGGCGGCGGTCATGGTGACTACCATCTGGTCGTTTTTGCACCTTCCTCCATTCAGGAACTTGTAAACTTAACCAAGGAAGCCTTTGACGTGGCAGATATCTACCGTATGCCGGTTATGATTATGGGCGACGGTATGCTGGGTCAGATGATGGAGCCGGTAGAATTCGGTGCATACGAAGCACGCGAAATCCCTGAAAAAACCTGGGCAACCACCGGTACCAAAATGGAAAGAAAGCACAATATCATCAACTCTTTGTATATTGAGCCGTCCGAACTGGAGGACCTGATTTTAGAACGTCAGAAGAAGTATGATGTAATTGCAGAAAAGGAAGCAAAATTCGATACATATATGACAGAAGATGCAGAAATCATCGTTACCGCTTACGGCATCACCGCACGTATTGCCCAGACTGCCATCAACAAGGCAAGAGAAAAGGGCATTAAAGTGGGCATGGTACGTCCCATTACCCTCTGGCCGTTCCCCGAAAAGGCTTATCAGGCATTGGATGCCGATAAGGTGAAGAAAATCCTTTGCGTGGAAATGAGCATGGGTCAGATGATTGAAGACGTAAAGCTTGCAGTAGACTGCAAGATTCCGGTAGATTTCTTCGGCAGAACCGGCGGTGTGGTTCCCACCCCTGCAGAGGTTTTGGCACAAATTGAAAAAATCGCAGAAGGAGGCAAAAACTAA
- a CDS encoding GTP pyrophosphokinase family protein, whose amino-acid sequence MEESKMEQQESFLLDTLSKYSPEQIEELTKPLIQKLSKIMAYYKCAMMEVETKFNVLNTEFSLRHDRNPINSMKSRLKSFASIKEKLERKKLPLNLDAIEAHLSDVAGIRVVCAFTEDVYMLADALLKQDDITLIEKKDYIKNPKSNGYRSLHLIVGIPIFLAKEKKMMKVEIQLRTIAMDSWASLEHQLRYKKDYESIPQMADELLKCAELSAELDKRMDSLREHAKLDIQE is encoded by the coding sequence ATGGAGGAATCAAAAATGGAACAACAAGAAAGCTTTTTACTGGACACGCTATCCAAATACTCACCCGAGCAGATTGAAGAGCTGACAAAGCCACTCATTCAGAAATTAAGCAAAATTATGGCTTATTACAAATGTGCCATGATGGAGGTGGAAACCAAATTCAATGTGTTGAATACCGAGTTCTCCCTGCGCCATGACCGCAACCCCATCAACAGCATGAAGAGCCGTCTGAAAAGCTTTGCAAGCATTAAAGAAAAACTGGAACGCAAAAAACTGCCTTTAAACTTAGATGCAATAGAAGCACATCTTTCGGATGTGGCAGGCATTCGGGTGGTCTGTGCCTTTACAGAAGACGTGTATATGCTTGCCGATGCGCTGTTAAAGCAGGATGACATAACCTTAATCGAGAAAAAAGATTACATTAAAAATCCAAAGTCCAACGGCTACCGCAGTTTGCACCTGATTGTGGGCATTCCCATTTTTCTTGCCAAAGAGAAGAAAATGATGAAGGTAGAAATTCAGCTTCGCACCATCGCCATGGATTCCTGGGCAAGCTTGGAGCATCAGCTTCGCTACAAAAAGGATTACGAAAGCATTCCGCAAATGGCAGACGAGCTTTTAAAATGTGCAGAGCTCAGTGCAGAACTGGACAAGCGCATGGATTCTCTTCGAGAACATGCAAAACTGGATATACAAGAATAA
- a CDS encoding 2-oxoacid:acceptor oxidoreductase family protein, producing MTHEILIAGFGGQGVLFAGKLLAYAAMLEGKYVSWLPSYGPEMRGGTANCSVIISDEPVSCPVVTNPTVLVAMNGPSLDKFEGAVSENGAIFIDSSLIFQDFKRNDTQNFAIPSTKMADDLKATKLANMVLLGKVVKESKVLPFESILSALQKTVPASKQAMLEINKQALETGYNA from the coding sequence ATGACACATGAAATTTTAATCGCAGGTTTTGGCGGACAGGGCGTTCTGTTCGCAGGTAAACTTTTGGCTTATGCCGCAATGCTGGAAGGCAAATACGTATCCTGGCTCCCGTCTTACGGTCCCGAGATGCGTGGCGGTACCGCAAACTGCTCGGTTATCATCTCGGATGAACCGGTTTCCTGCCCGGTGGTAACAAACCCCACCGTGTTGGTTGCTATGAACGGTCCTTCCTTGGATAAATTCGAGGGTGCAGTTTCGGAAAACGGTGCAATTTTCATTGATTCTTCCTTGATTTTCCAGGATTTCAAGAGAAACGATACCCAAAACTTTGCTATTCCGTCTACCAAAATGGCAGATGATTTAAAAGCAACCAAGCTTGCAAACATGGTACTTTTGGGCAAGGTTGTAAAAGAAAGTAAGGTTCTGCCCTTTGAAAGCATTTTAAGTGCTTTGCAGAAAACCGTGCCCGCAAGCAAGCAGGCAATGCTTGAAATCAACAAGCAGGCACTGGAAACAGGCTATAACGCATAA
- a CDS encoding 4Fe-4S binding protein, protein MAKVVINEERCKGCELCISQCPKHIISLAKDKLNKKGYHPAQVTEQDKCIGCAFCATTCPDVAIEVYR, encoded by the coding sequence ATGGCAAAAGTTGTAATTAATGAAGAACGTTGCAAGGGCTGCGAACTGTGCATCAGCCAGTGCCCCAAGCACATTATTTCTCTGGCAAAGGATAAGCTGAACAAAAAAGGCTATCATCCGGCACAGGTTACAGAACAGGACAAATGCATCGGCTGTGCATTCTGCGCGACCACTTGCCCTGATGTTGCAATTGAAGTTTATCGCTAA
- a CDS encoding SoxR reducing system RseC family protein, with protein sequence MEQVIGKITDVKENGYAEVKLDRKSMCGESCAACGGLCGLHDSIIRAKNIVHAKKGDPVTVGIPTLKGISAMLIAYGIPLLYMLLIAGLMAVCIPEKIGATVLIAGVAVWFLLLHILEKKGIFSKQFEACVVSIEEDKRETV encoded by the coding sequence ATGGAACAGGTTATCGGAAAAATAACCGACGTAAAAGAAAACGGATACGCAGAGGTTAAGCTGGACCGCAAAAGCATGTGTGGCGAAAGCTGTGCTGCCTGTGGTGGACTTTGCGGTCTGCACGATTCAATCATCCGTGCAAAAAATATTGTGCATGCAAAAAAAGGTGACCCGGTCACCGTGGGAATTCCCACCTTAAAAGGCATTTCAGCCATGCTGATTGCCTACGGCATACCCCTTTTATATATGCTTCTTATCGCAGGGCTTATGGCGGTGTGCATCCCCGAAAAAATCGGTGCAACCGTATTGATTGCAGGGGTTGCGGTGTGGTTTTTGCTGTTGCATATTTTAGAGAAAAAAGGCATCTTCAGCAAGCAGTTTGAGGCTTGCGTTGTAAGCATTGAGGAGGATAAGCGTGAAACGGTTTAA
- a CDS encoding ROK family protein, with amino-acid sequence MIQANNSKSNKIQNRQIILKLLAMKAPISRVELSVLSGLSKMSLTNIISEFKEEGFIMEVGVDTTAEGKRKPVLLELADGVINALGVVVTQTEILSCFADIKGNVLKFDTCPLPAGEFTDSVVSYIQNTLKNAPCTVLGVGVAFEASLNVEVSKTIQTALEQADQDVSIHFANDAQCALMAEKRYGGAKGLDCVLYATYAKNNLCCALYANKKLLQGYNGNAGIVPCGSQEEAIGKLKDLIAFSDPQAVLFEEEFARYDVCRKIEKDGIPVRLCALGKQAPILGSATLVFESEYFS; translated from the coding sequence ATGATACAGGCAAACAATTCTAAATCCAACAAAATACAAAACAGACAGATTATTTTAAAGCTGTTGGCAATGAAAGCTCCCATTTCGCGTGTGGAGCTTTCGGTGTTGTCCGGACTTTCCAAAATGTCGCTGACCAACATCATCAGCGAGTTTAAAGAGGAAGGTTTTATTATGGAGGTGGGTGTAGATACCACCGCCGAGGGCAAACGAAAGCCGGTGCTTTTAGAGCTGGCAGACGGCGTGATTAACGCCTTAGGCGTTGTGGTGACCCAAACCGAAATCTTAAGCTGTTTTGCAGATATTAAAGGCAATGTTTTAAAATTTGATACTTGTCCCTTGCCTGCAGGCGAGTTTACCGACAGCGTAGTATCTTATATCCAAAACACCCTGAAAAATGCACCCTGCACCGTTCTCGGCGTGGGCGTGGCGTTTGAAGCTTCTTTAAATGTTGAGGTTTCAAAAACCATTCAGACCGCCTTAGAACAGGCAGATCAGGACGTATCAATCCATTTTGCCAACGATGCACAATGTGCCTTGATGGCAGAAAAACGGTATGGCGGAGCAAAGGGCTTAGATTGCGTGCTGTATGCAACCTATGCAAAAAACAATCTCTGCTGTGCCCTTTATGCCAACAAAAAGCTTTTGCAGGGCTATAACGGCAATGCAGGCATTGTGCCCTGTGGAAGTCAGGAGGAGGCAATCGGAAAGCTCAAGGATTTAATTGCATTTTCCGACCCGCAGGCGGTGCTGTTTGAAGAAGAATTTGCTCGCTATGATGTGTGCCGTAAAATCGAAAAAGACGGCATTCCCGTCCGCCTCTGCGCCCTGGGCAAGCAAGCCCCTATTTTAGGCAGTGCCACATTGGTGTTTGAAAGCGAATATTTCTCATAA
- a CDS encoding NFACT family protein, which produces MAFDASVIRCLTLELNEKLRGARVDKIHQPQKDELVLVLRVQKDSFKLLISVNPAASRLHLTDRKVENPASPPMFCMFLRKHLSGGKIIDIRQINFERILQFEIESYDELGDLTVKTLVVEIMGKHSNVILLNKDGVVMDSIKRIDISTSSVRQVLPGLRYRLPPNDRLNPLESDFKPEISDSRAPEKALLSVYSGISPQLATEIITNGYDVVMDKIRSNQFSPIIIYKEETPVDFAAIPISITEFGTKIKPVASISEAADIFYSQKAHALLLSRLSAELIHLIQNNIDRCEKKLSIFARQIQDAAKRETYRIKGELLTANLYRVQFGDTEITVDNYYDPEGKKITIALEPNLSPAKNAQKYYTRYNKAKVSEEQAYIQQKKTQKELDYLESVLDEILRAESPAEIAEIKEELRDEGYLKRENGNLKKKAVLSKPSHFEIEGYDVFVGRNNRQNDELTLKFARSQDMWLHTKNIPGSHVIIQKKQGEDIPDTVIVKAAELAAKHSKAKNAPKVPVDYTIVKNVKKPSGAKPGMVIYDHYNTVYVTLV; this is translated from the coding sequence ATGGCTTTTGACGCATCGGTAATCCGCTGTCTGACATTAGAATTAAACGAAAAACTGCGTGGTGCGCGTGTAGATAAAATCCACCAGCCCCAAAAGGATGAGCTGGTTCTGGTTCTGCGTGTCCAAAAAGACAGCTTTAAGCTTTTAATCTCGGTAAACCCTGCGGCATCCCGATTGCATCTTACTGATAGAAAGGTTGAAAACCCCGCTTCACCGCCCATGTTCTGCATGTTTCTGCGAAAGCATTTAAGCGGCGGCAAAATTATCGACATCCGCCAGATTAATTTTGAACGTATCCTGCAGTTTGAAATTGAAAGCTATGACGAGCTGGGCGACTTGACTGTAAAAACCTTAGTGGTGGAAATTATGGGCAAGCACAGCAACGTCATTTTATTAAACAAAGACGGTGTTGTGATGGATTCCATTAAGCGCATCGACATTTCCACAAGCTCTGTGCGTCAGGTGTTGCCGGGGCTTCGTTACAGATTGCCGCCCAACGACCGTTTAAATCCTTTGGAAAGTGATTTTAAGCCTGAAATCTCAGACAGCCGTGCGCCTGAAAAAGCTTTGCTTTCGGTATACTCAGGTATCAGCCCACAGCTGGCAACCGAAATCATAACAAACGGCTATGATGTGGTGATGGACAAAATCCGAAGCAATCAATTCTCACCTATTATTATTTATAAAGAAGAAACACCCGTGGATTTTGCCGCAATTCCCATTTCGATAACCGAATTCGGTACTAAAATCAAGCCGGTTGCAAGCATTTCCGAGGCGGCAGACATTTTTTACAGCCAAAAGGCACATGCACTTCTTTTAAGCCGTTTGTCTGCCGAGCTTATACATCTGATTCAGAATAACATTGACCGCTGTGAGAAAAAGCTTTCCATTTTTGCCCGTCAGATTCAGGATGCAGCAAAGCGGGAAACCTACCGCATCAAGGGCGAATTGCTGACTGCAAATCTTTATCGGGTACAATTCGGAGATACCGAAATCACCGTCGATAATTATTATGACCCGGAGGGCAAAAAAATAACCATTGCTTTAGAACCCAATTTATCCCCTGCCAAAAACGCGCAAAAATATTATACCCGCTACAACAAAGCAAAGGTGAGTGAGGAGCAGGCATACATTCAGCAGAAAAAGACACAAAAAGAGCTTGACTATTTAGAATCGGTTTTAGATGAAATCCTGCGTGCCGAAAGTCCTGCCGAGATTGCCGAAATCAAGGAGGAATTACGGGACGAGGGATATCTGAAACGGGAAAACGGCAATTTGAAAAAGAAAGCCGTGCTGTCTAAGCCCTCACACTTTGAAATCGAAGGGTACGATGTATTTGTGGGCAGAAACAACCGCCAGAATGATGAACTGACCTTAAAATTTGCAAGAAGTCAGGACATGTGGCTGCACACCAAAAACATACCCGGCTCGCATGTTATCATTCAGAAAAAGCAAGGAGAAGACATTCCGGACACTGTGATTGTAAAGGCGGCAGAGCTTGCGGCAAAGCATTCCAAAGCCAAAAACGCCCCCAAGGTGCCTGTGGATTACACCATTGTGAAAAATGTAAAGAAACCATCAGGCGCAAAGCCGGGCATGGTAATTTATGACCATTACAACACCGTGTATGTAACTTTGGTATAA
- a CDS encoding 2-oxoglutarate oxidoreductase, translated as MEQVFKKPHALCEVQEHYCPGCGHGIVHRLVAEVIDELGIEGKTIGVAPVGCSVFAYNYFECDMQEAAHGRAPAVATGIKRVNPDNVVFTYQGDGDLAAIGTAETVHAAARGENITVIFINNAIYGMTGGQMAPTSLMGQVTQTTPYGRTQENQGFPIKVCEMLSTLEGVALAQRTTINSVKAIKETKAAIKKAFQNQIDKKGFSIVEVVSTCPTNWGKTPVEAMKWLEENMLPQYPLGVYKDKE; from the coding sequence ATGGAACAGGTATTCAAAAAACCCCATGCACTTTGTGAAGTGCAGGAACATTATTGCCCCGGTTGCGGACACGGTATTGTACACAGACTGGTGGCAGAAGTTATTGACGAGCTGGGCATTGAAGGTAAAACGATAGGTGTTGCACCTGTTGGTTGCTCGGTATTTGCTTATAACTATTTTGAATGTGATATGCAGGAAGCGGCACACGGCAGAGCGCCGGCAGTTGCAACCGGTATCAAACGCGTAAACCCCGATAACGTGGTATTTACCTATCAGGGCGACGGTGACCTTGCGGCAATTGGTACGGCTGAAACCGTGCACGCAGCAGCAAGAGGCGAAAACATCACCGTTATTTTCATCAACAACGCAATCTATGGCATGACCGGCGGTCAGATGGCACCGACCTCATTGATGGGTCAGGTTACCCAGACTACCCCTTATGGCAGAACACAGGAAAACCAGGGCTTCCCCATTAAGGTTTGCGAAATGCTTTCTACCTTAGAGGGTGTAGCTTTGGCACAGAGAACCACCATTAACAGCGTTAAGGCAATCAAGGAAACCAAGGCAGCAATCAAAAAGGCGTTCCAGAACCAGATTGACAAAAAAGGCTTTTCTATTGTAGAAGTGGTTTCCACCTGCCCGACCAACTGGGGTAAAACACCGGTTGAAGCGATGAAATGGCTGGAAGAAAACATGCTGCCGCAGTATCCGCTGGGCGTTTATAAAGATAAAGAATAA
- a CDS encoding S-layer homology domain-containing protein — translation MKRAIALVTLLCMVLASIPAFAASEASQRAYTTETFKDEVIFTATSLDGNWNASGLKNYDGGATQYAVGKDSASHYAISGIKEGNYEVFAWMIPAKQDSESGTNVVIAHNGKKNLVNVKTKLADGETVPGGWTSVGVFDFAGVEGEQVSYVSPGGNVRATAVKLVPTTKELTKAEEVTEKTPVNKEPGDTSRVEATSGLSMSIDVDPQGRCIYAGPWAFSTAVQGPMTKAPSTLWVAENPDADVYVTYHPEITSVGKVRISVFVPYWAKNQTKDIKYEVYHDGGMDEFHVNPAAQTEAIWQELGTFEFNGSGTEYVKLVCTGVGEAIANTRASTVAFEVLNSANENAVWTTVFVTPQSDSESLINSAKASMAPLDKFDDMVGHWANYDVEYMADRGLVSGVADNAFDPEAQITRAEYVTILDRAMGYEITNGASFADVAGDAWFAPYVATAKANGLLVGLPTDDGFKPEQPITREEMALFTYNAIKATKKNDEWVATMPDDYAKFTDTAEVSAWAETALKYLIQTGIIKGTSDTTVSALDNATRAQGAVILKRFMQLFVWGGPPTDEEWVLTFNDEFFGDSLDWAVWDSEVGGGSHTLSSRWPENAVVKDGNLHLEIRKEQKTGFTNEWTAASVWVRDEVFRQSQGYWEARYKYNAGAGVNNAWWMMTKKHQVTDDKQNYEIDINEGHYPHKINTNLHHYESGTGKSEASVHKANYDLSADYHTYAIKWDENEIIYYFDNEEIARNKNFNSIVPVSPWFSTAVLNWAGNADDQTDGSAMIVDYCRVYQRKADVDNPALTMIGKPLENAVKPGSNYTPPASSTTNSASSGSTNIITTLTPDNSTQEGEIIIKPTAYAPEAWGDSSLKNFDGTGTTWTNKKDYSVTYTPETPLKGKYKVYYWVIPNVKDGGVGFTARVNVGGESKDTLIKTNFENAESGWILLGEYEFKGTADENVMGIAGGNTRGTGVKFVPVK, via the coding sequence ATGAAAAGAGCAATCGCGTTGGTAACACTCCTTTGCATGGTTTTAGCTAGCATTCCCGCTTTTGCGGCAAGCGAAGCCTCGCAGAGAGCGTATACCACAGAAACCTTTAAGGACGAAGTAATTTTCACCGCCACCTCTTTAGACGGTAACTGGAATGCTTCCGGCCTTAAAAATTATGATGGAGGTGCTACCCAGTATGCGGTAGGCAAGGATTCTGCCTCCCATTATGCCATCTCGGGCATCAAAGAGGGCAACTATGAAGTGTTTGCATGGATGATTCCTGCAAAGCAGGACTCTGAATCGGGCACCAATGTTGTCATTGCACACAACGGCAAAAAGAATCTTGTAAATGTAAAAACAAAGCTTGCAGACGGTGAAACCGTTCCGGGGGGCTGGACTTCGGTTGGCGTGTTTGATTTTGCAGGCGTTGAGGGTGAACAGGTTTCCTATGTTTCTCCCGGCGGTAACGTTCGTGCAACCGCAGTAAAGCTTGTTCCGACCACCAAAGAGCTTACCAAAGCCGAAGAAGTGACCGAAAAAACACCCGTAAATAAGGAACCCGGTGACACTTCGCGCGTAGAAGCGACCTCCGGTCTTTCCATGTCCATTGATGTGGACCCACAGGGCAGATGTATTTATGCAGGTCCCTGGGCATTCTCCACCGCTGTACAGGGTCCCATGACCAAGGCACCCAGCACCTTATGGGTTGCTGAAAATCCCGATGCGGACGTTTATGTAACCTATCATCCCGAAATCACCTCGGTAGGTAAGGTTCGTATTTCTGTATTTGTTCCCTACTGGGCAAAGAATCAGACCAAAGACATTAAATACGAAGTATACCATGACGGCGGTATGGATGAATTCCATGTAAATCCTGCAGCACAGACCGAAGCCATCTGGCAGGAATTGGGTACTTTTGAATTCAACGGTTCCGGCACAGAGTATGTTAAGCTGGTTTGCACAGGCGTTGGCGAAGCCATCGCAAACACCAGAGCCTCCACCGTTGCATTTGAGGTTTTGAACAGCGCAAATGAAAATGCAGTTTGGACAACCGTATTTGTTACACCCCAGAGTGACTCTGAATCTTTAATTAACAGTGCAAAAGCTTCCATGGCGCCTTTAGATAAATTCGATGACATGGTTGGTCACTGGGCAAACTATGATGTGGAATACATGGCAGACCGCGGTCTGGTTTCGGGCGTTGCAGACAATGCATTCGACCCCGAAGCACAAATCACCCGAGCAGAATATGTGACCATTTTGGACAGAGCAATGGGTTATGAAATTACAAATGGCGCATCCTTTGCCGATGTTGCAGGCGATGCCTGGTTTGCACCCTATGTTGCAACCGCAAAGGCAAACGGTTTGTTAGTAGGGCTTCCCACCGATGACGGCTTTAAGCCCGAGCAACCCATCACCCGTGAAGAAATGGCGCTGTTTACCTACAACGCAATCAAGGCAACCAAGAAAAACGACGAATGGGTCGCTACAATGCCTGACGATTATGCAAAATTTACCGATACCGCAGAAGTTTCCGCATGGGCAGAAACCGCACTTAAATATCTGATTCAGACCGGTATCATCAAGGGCACCTCCGACACAACCGTTTCTGCTTTGGATAACGCAACCAGAGCACAGGGTGCGGTTATCTTAAAGAGATTTATGCAGCTCTTTGTATGGGGCGGTCCGCCGACAGATGAAGAATGGGTACTGACCTTTAATGACGAATTCTTTGGCGACAGCTTAGACTGGGCTGTATGGGATTCCGAAGTAGGCGGCGGTTCGCACACGCTTTCTTCCAGATGGCCTGAAAATGCGGTTGTAAAAGATGGCAATCTGCATCTTGAAATCCGCAAAGAACAAAAAACCGGCTTTACCAACGAATGGACAGCTGCCTCTGTATGGGTAAGAGATGAGGTGTTCCGTCAGTCGCAAGGCTACTGGGAAGCACGTTACAAATACAACGCAGGTGCCGGTGTAAACAATGCTTGGTGGATGATGACCAAGAAGCATCAGGTAACCGATGACAAGCAAAACTACGAAATCGACATCAACGAAGGTCACTACCCCCACAAGATTAACACAAACCTGCATCACTATGAAAGCGGCACAGGCAAATCGGAAGCAAGTGTACACAAAGCAAACTACGACTTGTCTGCAGATTACCACACCTATGCAATCAAGTGGGACGAAAACGAAATCATTTACTATTTCGATAACGAAGAAATCGCAAGAAACAAAAACTTCAACTCTATCGTTCCGGTTTCTCCTTGGTTCTCCACAGCGGTTCTGAACTGGGCAGGCAATGCAGACGATCAGACCGACGGGTCTGCCATGATTGTGGACTACTGCCGTGTATATCAGCGCAAGGCAGATGTTGACAATCCGGCATTAACCATGATCGGTAAGCCTTTGGAAAATGCAGTGAAGCCCGGCTCAAATTACACACCGCCGGCAAGCAGTACTACCAATTCTGCAAGCTCCGGTTCTACCAACATCATCACAACTTTAACCCCCGATAATTCCACTCAGGAAGGTGAAATTATCATTAAGCCGACCGCGTATGCACCGGAAGCATGGGGCGATTCCAGCCTTAAAAACTTTGACGGCACAGGCACAACCTGGACCAACAAAAAGGATTATTCCGTAACCTACACGCCCGAGACACCTTTAAAGGGTAAGTATAAGGTGTATTACTGGGTTATCCCCAATGTTAAAGATGGCGGTGTTGGCTTTACTGCCCGCGTAAATGTAGGTGGTGAATCAAAGGACACCCTGATTAAAACCAATTTTGAAAATGCGGAATCCGGCTGGATTCTCTTAGGCGAATATGAGTTTAAGGGCACAGCGGACGAAAATGTAATGGGTATTGCAGGCGGTAATACCAGAGGTACAGGCGTAAAATTCGTACCCGTCAAATAG